From the genome of Phyllostomus discolor isolate MPI-MPIP mPhyDis1 chromosome 12, mPhyDis1.pri.v3, whole genome shotgun sequence, one region includes:
- the CTU1 gene encoding LOW QUALITY PROTEIN: cytoplasmic tRNA 2-thiolation protein 1 (The sequence of the model RefSeq protein was modified relative to this genomic sequence to represent the inferred CDS: inserted 1 base in 1 codon) — MPAPQCTSCHKARAALRCPRSGQELCGTCFCMALEAEVLHTVVTGHLLPRGAVVAVGASGGKDSTVLVHVLRKLAPHLGISLQLVAMDKGIGGYREVALATVRCQAARWELPLTVVAYADLFXGWTRDAMAHSMAGSGHSRSCFTFCGVLQRQALEEGASLVGATHVVTSHNADDKAETLLMNFLRGDEGWLARGGGLGSPGEGGALPRCLPLHLASQKEVVLYAHFRRLDYFSEECVYAPEAFRGHARDLLKLLEAARPSAVLDLVHSAERLALAPSARLPPACACSRCGALASRALCQACALLDGLDRGRPRLAIRKGGRGLDEMWPPGAHREEVQTPGSKAAASEAVPSF, encoded by the exons ATGCCTGCCCCCCAGTGCACCTCCTGCCACAAGGCCCGAGCCGCCCTGCGTTGCCCGCGCTCGGGCCAAGAGCTGTGTGGCACCTGTTTCTGCATGGCCCTCGAGGCCGAGGTGCTGCACACGGTGGTCACGGGCCACCTGCTGCCTCGTGGCGCGGTGGTGGCCGTGGGTGCCTCCGGCGGCAAGGACTCCACGGTGCTGGTGCACGTGCTGCGGAAGCTGGCACCCCACCTGGGCATCTCGCTGCAACTGGTGGCCATGGACAAGGGCATCGGCGGCTACCGGGAGGTGGCGCTGGCCACGGTGCGGTGCCAGGCTGCGAGATGGGAGCTGCCACTCACCGTTGTGGCCTATGCCGACCTCT GGGGCTGGACAAGGGACGCCATGGCCCACAGCATGGCCGGCTCTGGCCACAGCCGCTCCTGCTTCACCTTCTGTGGGGTGCTGCAGCGCCAGGCGCTGGAGGAAGGGGCAAGTCTCGTGGGAGCCACGCACGTTGTGACAA gccACAACGCCGATGACAAGGCGGAGACCTTGCTCATGAACTTCCTGCGGGGCGACGAGGGCTGGctggcccggggcgggggcctgGGCTCCCCGGGCGAGGGGGGCGCCCTGCCGCGCTGCCTCCCGCTGCACCTGGCCTCGCAGAAGGAGGTGGTGCTGTACGCGCACTTCCGCCGCCTGGACTACTTCTCCGAGGAGTGCGTCTACGCGCCCGAGGCCTTCCGCGGCCACGCGCGCGACCTGCTCAAGCTGCTGGAGGCCGCGCGGCCCTCCGCGGTGCTGGACCTCGTGCACTCGGCGGAGCGCCTGGCTCTGGCCCCTTCGGCCCGGCTCCCGCCCGCCTGCGCCTGCTCCCGCTGCGGGGCGCTGGCCAGCCGCGCGCTCTGCCAGGCCTGCGCCCTTCTGGACGGCCTGGACCGCGGCCGGCCCCGCCTGGCCATCCGCAAGGGCGGCCGGGGGCTGGACGAGATGTGGCCGCCTGGGGCGCATCGGGAGGAGGTCCAAACCCCAGGCTCCAAGGCCGCAGCCTCCGAGGCTGTTCCCTCCTTCTAG